A genome region from Kaistia algarum includes the following:
- the ligD gene encoding DNA ligase D — translation MAPAPRNEADLSVYRQKRDFSKTSEPGGDSAGTPGHRFVVQKHDATRLHYDFRLELDGVLKSWAVTRGPSLDPSEKRLAVRTEDHPVDYAAFEGVIPEGQYGAGTVIVWDHGDWEPVGDPHEGLADGKLTFLLYGERMKGEWALIRMRGGKSRADAKRENWLLIKADDAEANREADILDAVTSVNSGRDLAKVTEDAKHGDAAIYGKPTKRPGKPAAAQAIPSRSRKANLPDFVEPQLCALVEDVPKGDDWLYEIKFDGYRAIVAADGDAVRISTRNGLDWTDRFAPLARAVGSLGLSSVLIDGEIVVLDNNGVSDFGALQNAIEEGGGRPVLFAFDFLVENGQSIADRPLTERKARLAALLKAAPKQDRVFFSDHVEGDGAAMLGSLCEKGFEGIIAKRADAPYRPGRRDWLKIKCGHQQEFVIAGTSPSTRGRPFASLLLGVQEKDGLRYAGRVGSGLSGAELDRLEASFAKLQRKTSPFVGEVPREIARDARWLKPELVAEIAFAGWTRDNLVRQGRFLALRSDKAADKIVIEKPAKIATKDKTEERETPPMNVRLTHPERVLYPDENITKADLAAYLQAVGPKMLPHVERRILSLVRCPDGAEKACFFQKHASRGMPEAFHEIPVSEKDGGKEDYLYVDTVDGLVSAAQIGGLELHIWGSHIDTIEQPDRIVFDFDPDESVAFEEVRQAAVTMREALDALGLKSFPLLTGGKGIHVVVPILPEMEWPAVKGFARALAEHFATNEPNRYVATMSKARRKGKIFIDHFRNERGSTAIAPFSPRARAGAPVAWPVAWDALPGFKAANAVTIANHEQQDTDGWKGYFDVRQKLTATMLKALGVKE, via the coding sequence ATGGCCCCCGCCCCGCGCAACGAAGCCGATCTCTCCGTCTACCGCCAGAAGCGCGACTTCTCGAAGACCTCGGAGCCGGGCGGCGACAGCGCCGGAACGCCGGGGCATCGCTTCGTCGTGCAGAAACATGATGCGACGCGGCTGCATTATGATTTCCGCCTCGAACTGGACGGGGTTCTGAAGAGCTGGGCGGTGACGCGCGGACCGAGCCTCGACCCGTCCGAGAAGCGCCTTGCCGTGCGCACGGAGGATCACCCGGTCGACTATGCCGCCTTCGAGGGCGTCATCCCGGAGGGCCAATATGGCGCCGGCACCGTCATCGTCTGGGATCATGGCGACTGGGAGCCAGTCGGCGACCCGCATGAGGGGCTGGCCGATGGCAAGCTGACCTTCCTTCTCTATGGCGAGCGGATGAAGGGCGAATGGGCGCTCATCCGCATGCGCGGCGGCAAGAGCCGGGCCGACGCCAAGCGCGAGAACTGGCTGCTGATCAAGGCGGACGACGCCGAGGCGAACCGCGAGGCCGACATTCTCGATGCCGTCACCAGCGTCAACAGCGGCCGCGACCTCGCCAAGGTGACGGAGGATGCCAAGCATGGCGATGCAGCAATCTATGGCAAGCCGACGAAGCGGCCCGGCAAACCCGCAGCCGCGCAGGCCATCCCTTCCCGGTCGAGAAAGGCCAACCTCCCCGATTTCGTCGAGCCGCAGCTTTGCGCCCTCGTTGAGGACGTGCCGAAGGGCGACGATTGGCTCTATGAGATCAAATTCGACGGCTACAGGGCGATCGTCGCGGCCGATGGCGACGCTGTGCGCATATCGACGCGGAACGGGCTCGACTGGACCGACCGCTTCGCGCCGCTCGCCCGCGCCGTCGGTTCGCTCGGACTGAGCTCGGTTCTCATCGACGGCGAGATCGTCGTTCTCGACAATAATGGCGTTTCCGATTTCGGCGCGCTGCAGAATGCGATCGAGGAAGGCGGCGGAAGGCCCGTGCTCTTCGCCTTCGACTTCCTCGTCGAGAACGGCCAATCGATCGCCGATCGCCCGCTGACCGAGCGCAAGGCCCGGCTGGCGGCGCTGCTGAAAGCGGCGCCGAAGCAGGATCGCGTCTTCTTCAGCGACCATGTCGAAGGCGATGGCGCCGCCATGCTCGGCTCGCTCTGCGAGAAGGGATTCGAAGGCATCATCGCCAAGCGCGCCGATGCCCCCTACCGGCCGGGGCGGCGGGACTGGCTGAAGATCAAATGCGGCCACCAACAGGAATTCGTCATCGCCGGTACCTCGCCTTCAACGCGTGGCCGGCCTTTCGCCTCGCTATTGCTCGGCGTGCAGGAGAAGGATGGGCTGCGCTATGCCGGGCGCGTCGGCAGCGGCCTTTCCGGCGCCGAACTGGATCGGCTGGAGGCCAGTTTCGCCAAGCTTCAGCGCAAGACCTCGCCCTTCGTCGGCGAGGTGCCGCGCGAGATCGCCCGCGATGCGCGATGGCTGAAGCCTGAACTCGTAGCCGAGATCGCCTTTGCCGGCTGGACGCGCGACAATCTGGTAAGACAGGGTCGTTTCCTGGCGCTGCGATCCGACAAGGCCGCCGACAAGATCGTCATCGAAAAGCCGGCCAAGATCGCGACGAAGGACAAGACCGAGGAGCGGGAGACGCCGCCGATGAATGTCCGCCTCACCCATCCCGAGCGCGTGCTCTATCCGGACGAGAACATCACCAAGGCCGATCTCGCCGCCTATCTCCAGGCTGTGGGTCCGAAGATGCTGCCGCATGTCGAGCGGCGCATATTGAGCCTGGTGCGCTGCCCCGACGGGGCCGAGAAGGCCTGCTTCTTCCAGAAGCACGCCTCGCGCGGCATGCCGGAGGCATTTCACGAAATCCCGGTTTCCGAGAAGGATGGCGGCAAGGAGGATTATCTCTATGTCGACACGGTCGACGGCCTCGTCTCGGCGGCGCAGATCGGCGGACTGGAGCTCCATATCTGGGGCTCGCACATCGACACAATCGAGCAGCCCGACCGCATCGTCTTCGATTTCGATCCCGACGAGAGCGTCGCCTTCGAGGAGGTGAGACAAGCGGCGGTGACGATGCGCGAGGCGCTGGACGCGCTGGGCCTCAAGAGCTTTCCATTGCTCACCGGCGGCAAGGGCATCCATGTCGTCGTGCCGATCCTGCCCGAAATGGAATGGCCGGCAGTGAAGGGCTTCGCCCGCGCGCTGGCCGAGCACTTTGCCACCAATGAGCCGAACCGCTATGTCGCGACGATGAGCAAGGCCCGGCGCAAGGGCAAGATCTTCATCGACCATTTCCGCAACGAACGCGGCTCGACTGCCATCGCCCCCTTCTCGCCCCGCGCCCGCGCCGGAGCGCCGGTCGCCTGGCCGGTTGCCTGGGACGCCCTTCCCGGCTTCAAGGCGGCGAATGCCGTGACGATCGCGAACCATGAGCAGCAGGATACGGACGGCTGGAAGGGCTATTTCGACGTCCGGCAGAAACTGACCGCGACGATGCTGAAGGCGCTGGGGGTCAAAGAGTAG
- a CDS encoding ABC transporter permease produces MSATTLPAPIRRRLPLNLIGGWEVGLLIFMTLLYIAGVFINPKFFGQTDAFSAILRDTARFGVMAAGMTFVIVNKDLDLSVGSTYGLVATVFSLAFSSSYYDLGIGPSLIAAVAAGLAVGLVNGFFVTYLRVPSFITTLTMLFIGRGLVLGLTGGKTISFSEKAASNGAWSFSIGETNGLGFNNQILIFIAVTIVGMIVLAKTRWGYETYATGGNELAATYAGIPTRRVRIRGYVLSALSATLAGLMAVAQDKGITSQYGQGAELIVIASVIVGGASILGGRGRLLGGALGAVLVTLIDKVLREGIPMTRMVKVGKVEMPVQGMAQLPPGAVPAFLGLILLVAVLIEPWIIRRNVFPRLWARLNGRPLPPIIEVGGVAIEGAQTKGSSASDRSMRASGPIGRFLARRDAAAILLAVALWLVGLYLRPDFWGSIDNSFNLMLSFTEVGLLAIGMTYVVANGDIDLSVGSILALSAATCAFLMKQLGFDPWTAVFIAMLAGAAAGLVNAALTVGFGLPAFVATLGMFYMARGIGAWMTAGRQLSSFPEAFNLLGRKLIDILTYFGIDPAPGTLLYDIAAALSVQTIFMVVVAILAGIVLAKTPFGQMIYATGGNRRASEYAGINTGRVRAISLVFSALCAASAGVIYVAFLRSFNPSAGQLRELDAIAAVIIGGGSIFGGYGTVLGALAGAAVIALIRALLSLQLILSNGQSFVMPQHWVNVFIGLILIIAVVGDIWLRQNDALASLRQFLLPRRKPGAKTHA; encoded by the coding sequence ATGTCCGCAACCACCCTTCCCGCCCCTATCCGCCGCAGGCTGCCGCTCAATCTGATCGGCGGCTGGGAGGTGGGGCTGCTCATCTTCATGACGCTGCTCTACATCGCGGGCGTCTTCATCAACCCGAAATTCTTCGGCCAGACCGACGCCTTCTCGGCGATCCTGCGCGATACGGCGCGCTTCGGCGTCATGGCCGCCGGCATGACCTTCGTCATCGTCAACAAGGATCTCGACCTCTCGGTAGGCTCGACCTACGGCCTCGTCGCGACGGTGTTCTCGCTCGCCTTCTCCAGCTCCTACTATGATCTCGGCATTGGGCCTTCGCTGATCGCGGCCGTCGCGGCAGGACTGGCGGTCGGCCTCGTCAATGGCTTCTTCGTCACCTATCTGCGCGTGCCGTCCTTCATCACCACGCTGACCATGCTGTTCATCGGGCGCGGCCTCGTGCTCGGATTGACCGGCGGGAAGACCATATCCTTCAGCGAAAAGGCGGCGAGCAACGGCGCCTGGTCCTTCTCGATCGGCGAGACCAACGGCCTCGGCTTCAACAATCAGATCCTGATCTTCATCGCCGTCACGATCGTCGGCATGATCGTGCTCGCCAAGACGCGCTGGGGATACGAGACCTATGCGACCGGCGGCAACGAGCTGGCCGCGACCTATGCCGGCATCCCGACCCGCCGCGTGCGCATTCGCGGCTACGTGCTCTCGGCCCTGTCGGCAACGCTCGCCGGCCTGATGGCGGTGGCGCAGGACAAGGGCATCACCTCGCAATATGGCCAGGGCGCGGAACTGATCGTCATCGCCTCGGTGATCGTCGGCGGCGCCTCGATCCTGGGTGGCCGGGGACGGCTGCTGGGCGGCGCGCTCGGCGCGGTGCTCGTTACTCTCATCGACAAGGTGCTGCGCGAAGGCATCCCGATGACGCGCATGGTCAAGGTCGGCAAGGTCGAGATGCCGGTGCAGGGCATGGCGCAATTGCCGCCCGGCGCCGTGCCGGCCTTTCTCGGACTGATCCTGCTGGTCGCCGTCCTGATCGAGCCCTGGATCATCCGCCGCAACGTCTTCCCCCGCCTCTGGGCGCGGCTCAACGGCCGCCCGCTGCCGCCGATCATCGAGGTCGGCGGGGTTGCGATCGAGGGCGCGCAGACCAAGGGCTCCTCGGCCTCCGACCGTTCGATGCGGGCGAGCGGGCCAATTGGCCGCTTCCTGGCCCGCCGCGACGCCGCCGCGATCCTGCTCGCCGTCGCGCTGTGGCTGGTCGGTCTCTATCTGCGGCCCGATTTCTGGGGCTCGATCGACAATTCCTTCAACCTGATGCTGTCCTTCACCGAGGTCGGGCTGCTGGCCATCGGCATGACTTATGTCGTCGCGAATGGCGACATCGACCTCTCGGTCGGCTCGATCCTGGCGCTGTCGGCCGCGACCTGCGCCTTCTTGATGAAGCAGCTCGGCTTCGATCCGTGGACGGCCGTGTTCATCGCGATGCTGGCCGGCGCGGCCGCTGGCCTTGTCAACGCAGCGCTCACCGTCGGCTTCGGCCTGCCCGCCTTCGTGGCGACGCTCGGCATGTTCTACATGGCGCGCGGCATCGGCGCCTGGATGACCGCCGGGCGGCAGCTTTCCTCCTTCCCGGAAGCCTTCAACCTGCTCGGCCGCAAGCTCATCGATATTCTCACTTATTTCGGCATCGACCCTGCCCCAGGCACCCTCCTCTACGACATCGCGGCGGCTCTGAGCGTGCAGACCATCTTCATGGTCGTCGTCGCCATCCTCGCCGGCATCGTGCTCGCCAAGACGCCATTCGGCCAGATGATCTATGCGACCGGAGGCAACCGCCGCGCCTCGGAATATGCCGGCATCAATACGGGGCGCGTGCGCGCGATCAGCCTCGTCTTCTCGGCGCTGTGCGCGGCATCCGCTGGCGTGATCTATGTGGCGTTCCTGCGCTCGTTCAATCCGTCGGCCGGCCAGCTCCGCGAACTCGATGCCATCGCGGCGGTGATCATCGGCGGCGGCTCGATCTTCGGCGGCTACGGCACGGTGCTGGGGGCGCTCGCCGGCGCGGCTGTGATCGCCCTGATCCGAGCGCTGCTCTCTCTCCAGCTGATCCTCTCCAACGGCCAGTCCTTCGTGATGCCGCAGCACTGGGTCAATGTGTTCATCGGCCTGATCCTGATCATCGCGGTGGTCGGCGACATCTGGCTGCGCCAGAACGACGCCCTCGCCTCCCTTCGCCAGTTTCTCCTGCCGCGCCGCAAGCCCGGAGCCAAGACCCATGCCTGA
- a CDS encoding DsbA family protein has translation MTTLLYLFDPLCGWCYGATAALQRLAEQPGFTVELAPSGLFSGSGARPMDENFAAFAWGHDQRISQMTGQPFSEAYRQNVLGGHGRRLDSGPATLALTAVHQTDPAQERAALKAIQAARYVEGRDITDPAVLAEVLESIGLGAAADVIRLPDETLKAANRQRVETTRAAMQRFGINGVPALLIGDDPRRRPVQAGALFGDVDTLVSALKAA, from the coding sequence ATGACCACCCTCCTCTATCTCTTCGATCCGCTCTGCGGCTGGTGCTATGGCGCCACGGCGGCGTTGCAGCGCCTGGCGGAGCAGCCTGGATTCACGGTCGAGCTGGCGCCGTCGGGTCTTTTTTCCGGCTCCGGCGCGCGGCCGATGGACGAGAATTTCGCCGCTTTCGCCTGGGGCCATGACCAACGCATCTCGCAGATGACGGGCCAGCCCTTCAGCGAGGCTTATCGCCAGAACGTGCTCGGCGGCCATGGACGCCGGCTCGATTCGGGCCCGGCGACGCTAGCGTTGACGGCGGTGCACCAGACCGATCCGGCGCAGGAGCGCGCTGCCCTGAAGGCGATCCAGGCGGCGCGTTACGTCGAGGGCCGCGACATTACGGACCCTGCCGTCCTGGCCGAGGTACTGGAGAGTATCGGCCTTGGCGCCGCCGCCGATGTCATCCGGCTGCCCGACGAGACGCTGAAAGCAGCCAATCGCCAACGCGTCGAGACCACGCGCGCCGCGATGCAGCGCTTCGGCATCAACGGCGTACCGGCGCTGCTGATCGGCGACGACCCCCGCCGGCGGCCTGTTCAGGCTGGCGCCTTGTTCGGCGATGTCGACACGCTCGTCAGCGCTCTCAAGGCAGCGTGA
- a CDS encoding RNA 2'-phosphotransferase: MPINTIQLSKYLSFVLRHKPDSIGLILSADGWADIDELIAKSWETGTSFDRDELRQVVETSDKKRFSISADGLKIRAAQGHSVPVELGLAPKEPPETLFHGTATRFLDSILSEGLKPQSRQQVHLSAEETTATKVGQRHGKPVVLVIAARRMYEAGFRFYLADNGVWLTDNVPPGFLTPPPSTL; this comes from the coding sequence GTGCCGATCAACACCATCCAATTGAGCAAATATCTGAGCTTCGTGCTGCGTCACAAGCCCGACTCCATCGGGCTGATCCTGTCGGCGGACGGTTGGGCTGATATTGACGAACTCATTGCAAAGAGCTGGGAGACGGGAACGTCGTTCGATCGAGACGAACTGCGTCAGGTCGTCGAGACCAGCGACAAGAAGCGTTTCTCGATCTCGGCAGACGGATTGAAGATACGAGCGGCGCAAGGCCATTCCGTCCCTGTCGAGCTCGGTCTAGCGCCGAAGGAGCCGCCGGAAACCCTGTTTCACGGCACGGCAACGCGATTCCTTGATTCCATCCTCTCCGAAGGCCTGAAGCCTCAGTCACGCCAGCAGGTCCACCTCTCGGCCGAGGAGACGACGGCCACAAAGGTCGGCCAGCGCCACGGCAAACCCGTCGTCCTCGTGATTGCAGCACGGCGCATGTACGAGGCCGGCTTTCGATTCTATCTCGCCGACAATGGCGTCTGGCTGACCGACAACGTACCGCCGGGTTTCCTGACCCCGCCGCCGTCTACTCTTTGA
- the moaA gene encoding GTP 3',8-cyclase MoaA, which yields MNEITAVQPATTPMVDPFGRSIRYLRVSVTDRCDFRCVYCMAEDMTFLPKRDVLTLEELDRLCTAFVEKGVRKLRLTGGEPLVRRNIMSLIRSLSRHLVSGALEELTLTTNGSQLSRYSAELADAGVRRINVSLDTLDPDRFRALTRWGDLSKVLAGIEAAQAAGIAVKINAVALKGENEHEIEDLMVWAHGLGMELTLIETMPLGEIEGDRTEQYLPLSLVRRRLEEKWTLTGSAHRTGGPARYYTVEETGGRLGFITPLTHNFCETCNRVRVTCTGTLFMCLGQEDAKDLRAPLRASEGNELIAAAIDEAIARKPKGHDFIIDRDHQRPALGRHMSMTGG from the coding sequence ATGAACGAAATCACCGCGGTCCAGCCAGCAACGACGCCGATGGTCGATCCCTTCGGGCGGTCGATCCGCTATCTGCGCGTCTCCGTGACGGATCGCTGCGATTTCCGCTGCGTCTATTGCATGGCCGAGGACATGACCTTCCTGCCGAAGCGAGACGTGCTGACGCTGGAAGAACTGGACCGTCTCTGCACGGCCTTCGTCGAGAAGGGCGTCCGCAAGCTGCGCCTCACAGGCGGCGAGCCGCTGGTCCGCCGCAACATTATGAGCCTGATCCGCTCGCTGTCCCGCCATTTGGTCTCCGGTGCGCTGGAGGAATTGACGCTGACGACGAACGGCTCGCAGCTCTCGCGCTACAGCGCGGAGCTCGCGGATGCCGGGGTGAGGCGCATCAATGTCTCGCTCGACACGCTCGATCCGGACCGCTTCCGCGCTCTGACGCGCTGGGGCGATCTCTCGAAGGTGCTTGCCGGCATCGAGGCGGCGCAGGCCGCGGGGATTGCCGTCAAGATTAATGCCGTCGCGCTCAAGGGCGAGAACGAACACGAGATTGAGGATCTCATGGTCTGGGCCCATGGGCTCGGCATGGAGCTGACGCTGATCGAGACCATGCCGCTCGGCGAGATCGAGGGCGACCGGACGGAGCAATATCTGCCGCTGTCGCTGGTTCGGCGCCGTCTCGAGGAGAAGTGGACGCTCACCGGCAGCGCGCATCGCACAGGCGGCCCGGCGCGCTATTACACGGTGGAGGAAACGGGCGGCCGGCTCGGCTTCATCACGCCGCTCACCCATAATTTCTGCGAGACTTGCAACCGCGTCCGCGTAACCTGCACCGGCACGCTGTTCATGTGCCTCGGCCAGGAGGACGCGAAGGACCTGCGCGCCCCGCTGCGCGCCTCGGAAGGCAACGAACTCATCGCCGCCGCCATCGACGAGGCGATCGCGAGGAAGCCCAAGGGCCATGACTTCATCATCGACCGCGACCACCAGCGCCCGGCGCTCGGCCGCCATATGAGCATGACCGGCGGATAG
- a CDS encoding gamma-butyrobetaine hydroxylase-like domain-containing protein gives MSDNAPWPTEIRLSPDRRTLTVAFDDGSRHVFAAEFLRVVSPSAEVQGHNAAQRQTVPGKIDVVIEKIDPVGNYAVRLHFDDGHHTGLYSWIYLAEIGRDHNRLWQRYLDEIAEKGLKREAR, from the coding sequence ATGTCCGACAATGCCCCCTGGCCGACCGAGATCCGCCTGTCGCCCGATCGGCGTACGCTGACTGTCGCCTTCGATGATGGCAGCCGCCATGTGTTCGCCGCCGAGTTCCTGCGCGTCGTCAGCCCTTCGGCCGAGGTGCAGGGCCATAATGCGGCGCAGCGGCAGACCGTGCCCGGCAAGATCGATGTGGTGATCGAGAAGATCGATCCGGTCGGCAACTACGCCGTCCGGCTGCATTTCGACGACGGCCACCATACCGGCCTCTATTCCTGGATCTATCTGGCCGAGATCGGCCGCGATCACAACCGGCTCTGGCAGCGATATCTGGACGAGATCGCTGAGAAGGGGCTGAAGCGCGAGGCCCGCTAG
- a CDS encoding ATP-binding cassette domain-containing protein — MPETTPLLIEMRNISKAFGPVQALNNVNLTLGPGEILGLVGDNSAGKSTLMKVMTGAYQRDSGDVLLDGRPTHFKSPHESRADGIEMIYQDFALCGNMDIAQNIFLGRWPRRGLFVDRRRMYAEANDVLKRLKVDVNSVFQKVESLSGGRQQSVAIARAISFNPRVVVLDEPTANLSVMATDRLLETMSELKKQGVAQIIISHRLTDIFEVGDRIMVMKRGQAVGDRYIAHTDEAEVLEMIVSGTPESALTADQALAAKAA; from the coding sequence ATGCCTGAAACGACGCCCCTTCTGATCGAGATGCGCAACATCTCCAAGGCCTTCGGCCCGGTCCAGGCACTCAACAATGTCAACCTGACGCTGGGGCCCGGCGAAATCCTAGGTCTCGTCGGCGACAATTCAGCCGGCAAGTCGACGCTGATGAAGGTGATGACAGGCGCCTATCAACGCGACAGCGGCGACGTGCTGCTCGACGGCAGGCCGACGCATTTCAAGAGCCCGCATGAGAGCCGCGCCGACGGCATCGAGATGATCTACCAGGACTTCGCGCTCTGCGGGAACATGGACATCGCGCAGAACATCTTCCTCGGCCGCTGGCCGCGTCGGGGTCTCTTCGTCGACCGTCGTCGGATGTATGCCGAGGCCAATGACGTGCTGAAGCGGCTGAAGGTCGATGTGAACTCGGTGTTCCAGAAGGTCGAGAGCCTCTCGGGCGGCCGCCAGCAATCCGTCGCGATCGCGAGAGCCATCTCATTCAATCCGCGCGTCGTCGTGCTCGACGAACCGACCGCCAATCTCTCGGTCATGGCGACCGACCGCCTGCTGGAGACGATGAGCGAACTGAAGAAGCAGGGCGTCGCGCAGATCATCATCTCGCACCGCCTCACCGACATCTTCGAGGTCGGCGACCGCATCATGGTGATGAAGCGCGGCCAGGCCGTCGGCGACCGCTACATCGCCCATACGGACGAGGCCGAAGTGTTGGAAATGATCGTCTCCGGCACGCCGGAGAGCGCGCTCACGGCGGATCAGGCGCTCGCCGCCAAGGCGGCGTGA
- a CDS encoding DMT family transporter, with amino-acid sequence MRASAFMSPFAANLRGIIMMMMSSFVFILNDTLIKLASAHLPTGQILVMRGLVALVLMVVVLLATGTYRYWRMALDRMVLWRTIGEVGATLLYLYALFHMPLANISAVNQIVPLMTTAAAAVFLGETVGWRRWTAIGVGFVGVMIIMRPGLSGFDVYSLAALGSMAFISMRDLVTRRMHPGIPTLVITAVTAIGVLVMGAGLSLTETWVDPSREDWLILSGAACLLMVGYGCVILAMRHGAVAVVAPFRYSVIIFAIALGYLVFGDIPDRYMLIGTAIVVATGVYSFRREQKLAARAAAASA; translated from the coding sequence GTGCGTGCCTCTGCTTTCATGTCCCCCTTCGCCGCCAATCTGCGCGGCATCATCATGATGATGATGTCGAGCTTCGTCTTCATCCTGAACGATACGCTGATCAAGCTCGCCAGTGCCCATCTGCCGACCGGGCAGATCCTGGTCATGCGCGGGCTGGTCGCGCTCGTCCTGATGGTCGTGGTGCTGCTGGCGACGGGGACCTATCGATATTGGCGCATGGCGCTCGACCGCATGGTGCTGTGGCGCACCATCGGCGAGGTCGGCGCGACGCTGCTTTATCTCTATGCGCTGTTCCACATGCCGCTCGCCAACATCTCGGCCGTCAACCAGATCGTGCCGCTGATGACAACGGCCGCCGCGGCTGTGTTCCTCGGCGAGACGGTCGGCTGGCGGCGCTGGACGGCGATCGGGGTCGGCTTCGTCGGCGTCATGATCATCATGCGACCGGGCCTGTCCGGTTTCGATGTCTATTCGCTGGCGGCGCTCGGCTCCATGGCCTTCATCTCGATGCGTGATCTGGTGACACGGCGGATGCATCCGGGGATTCCCACGCTCGTGATCACCGCCGTGACGGCAATCGGCGTCCTGGTGATGGGCGCGGGGCTGTCGTTGACCGAGACCTGGGTCGATCCATCGCGCGAGGACTGGCTGATCCTCTCGGGCGCGGCCTGCCTGCTCATGGTCGGTTATGGCTGCGTCATCCTCGCCATGCGCCATGGCGCCGTCGCCGTGGTCGCGCCGTTCCGCTATTCGGTGATCATCTTCGCGATCGCGCTCGGCTATCTCGTCTTCGGCGACATTCCGGACCGCTACATGCTCATCGGCACGGCGATCGTGGTGGCGACTGGCGTCTACTCCTTCCGCCGCGAACAGAAGCTCGCGGCGCGCGCCGCCGCCGCGTCCGCCTGA
- the ku gene encoding non-homologous end joining protein Ku, translating into MPRSSRPRQTASDKTAKPSSSGGPRPIWTGTLRLSLVSVPVILVPATQSSSHLALHQIHGPSGKRIRYDKVAPGVGSVDADDIEKAVEVGRDRYVVLSDAELDSLKIEAKRTLDLVQFVKEGEIDPIWFERPYYLLPDGGDAEEPYGVIRDALRKSGKVGIGQFVMRNRDYVAALKPCGDGMMLETLRFADEVKDASRIFEPIKRFKADPELLDLAGELISRKTADFNPDAFHDRYAEALKALVEAKAKHERFVEVEDEELPSGGAKVIDLVEALKRSVRAASGDEKASEPKAESPKPARARKAKAS; encoded by the coding sequence ATGCCGCGCAGCAGCCGACCGCGTCAGACCGCCAGCGACAAGACCGCCAAGCCGTCCTCGTCGGGCGGTCCTCGGCCGATCTGGACCGGCACGCTGCGCCTCTCGCTCGTCTCGGTTCCCGTCATCCTCGTGCCGGCGACGCAATCCTCCTCCCATCTGGCGCTGCACCAGATCCACGGGCCAAGCGGCAAGCGAATTCGCTATGACAAGGTGGCACCGGGCGTCGGGTCGGTCGATGCGGACGATATCGAGAAGGCCGTCGAGGTCGGACGCGACCGCTATGTTGTGCTCAGCGACGCGGAGCTTGATTCCCTGAAGATCGAGGCGAAGCGGACGCTGGACCTTGTGCAGTTCGTGAAAGAGGGTGAGATCGATCCGATCTGGTTCGAGCGGCCCTATTATCTTCTGCCGGATGGCGGCGATGCCGAGGAACCTTATGGCGTGATCCGCGATGCGCTTCGCAAGAGCGGCAAGGTTGGCATCGGCCAGTTCGTCATGCGCAACCGCGACTATGTCGCCGCGCTGAAGCCCTGCGGCGACGGCATGATGCTGGAGACGCTGCGCTTCGCCGACGAGGTCAAGGATGCGAGCCGCATCTTCGAGCCGATAAAGCGATTCAAGGCTGACCCAGAACTGCTTGACCTCGCTGGCGAATTGATCTCGCGCAAGACGGCCGATTTCAACCCCGACGCCTTTCACGACCGCTATGCCGAAGCGTTGAAAGCGCTGGTCGAGGCGAAGGCCAAGCATGAGCGCTTCGTCGAGGTCGAGGACGAGGAGCTGCCGAGCGGCGGCGCCAAGGTCATCGATCTGGTCGAGGCGCTCAAGCGCAGCGTTCGCGCCGCTTCGGGCGATGAGAAGGCGTCCGAGCCGAAAGCGGAGAGCCCGAAGCCGGCCCGTGCGCGCAAGGCGAAGGCCAGCTAG